CGCTCATACCTTTTAATCCAACTATGAACCTGACGTTTTAAAAATCCCTCTGGGTGACCAAAGCTACTTAAGTCTACTTTTTTGTAATCAACTTGATGAAGTGAGGCTAACGCATCAACAGCTACATTTGAGATGCGTTTACATAATTCATCTGTAACCGTATAGCCTGGTGGAAATGTATCAGCTACGACTACCCCCTTTTTACGTTCCATGATATAAAAGGGGACACCAATAACTGACTCATCATCACAATAAATATAAGGCTTTGGAACCAATTGATAGGCTGGGTATAATCGTTTTAAAAACTCAGATTCCCTTTTCATATCATGTGCTTTTGGTGGTAATGGCCCTGCTGGGGGACGACGCATGACAGCCTCCCATTCACCACATTGAATTAAGTAGGTTAAATTCGATACCCCTGTCGGGAATTGCCTAACTTCTAACGTATCACTTGGCACCCCATTGAGATTCTCTTTTAAATAGTCTTTTAAAGCACTTTTATCAAAACCTTCCCCTTGGCGAACGTCGATCGTTTCCTTGTATTGTTCCATAAGTTCCACCACCTTGATATACTTAGATCGCTCGATTTATGATGTATAGATTGTAATTCTAACTCCCAACACAACCTATCACCCCTACGATATTATTCAAAATATTCAGAAACATAGAGGCGCAGTACACCTTCTTTTCCAATTACAGGTTTCCTATGTTATTAATTTGTTCAACCGAAAAACCTAGATCCTCTAATATTTCTCGATTGTGCTCTCCTAATTTTGGCGCATCAGCATACACATCTCCTGGTGTATCTGACAGTTTAATAGGGATGCCAAGTTGTTTAAGTTCATTTCCGCTTGATACACGAAACGACTTGATCATTTCTCTTTCTTTCACTTGAGGATTCCCTTCGATTTCATCAACATGTAAGACCGGTGTCACACATGTATCTAGATCTTCGAATATAGTCATCCATTCATCTAACGACCTCTTTTTCATCAATCCACTAATTTCTACCTTCATTTGCTCCTGCCTATCTTTAGGTGCCTCAAGATCATCGATTAAATCGGGTCTATCTAACCCTTCACAAAAACCCTTCCAAAATTTATGTTCTAAGGCGCCAACTGCAATATAGCGTTGATCTGCCGTTTCATACACTTGGTAACAAGCTTTCCCCCCTGACAATGTTAATTTTCCACGTTCAGGTCGTTTGTGATCAGCCAAATAGTTAGGCAAAACCGTTTGTAACCAGGATAATACCCCATCCATCATTGAAATATCAACAAACTGTCCCTTTCCATTATTTTTTTCTCTATTTACTATAGCAACGAGTATACCGATAGCCGCCATCAATGACCCACCACCAATGTCCGCGATTTGCGTCGCTGAAAGAGCGGGCTTTTGACCAGATTCCCCTTGTAACCCTAAAAGTCCAGCATAGCTTAAATAATTAATATCATGTCCTGGAAGTTGAGCATACGGTCCAGTTTGTCCGTAACCCGTTATCGCACAATAAATGAGTTTAGGATTGAGTTCTGATAGCGTATCATAACCTAAGCCTAGACGATCCATGACACCTGGTCTAAACGATTCGACTAGTACATCTGAAGTCTTCACTAACTCAAGAAACATCTCTTTTCCTTCTTGTGACTTTAAGTTGATACAAACACTCTTTTTATTGCGGTTTAACGACGAAAAAATTGCACTATCGGTTTCGACTTTTGGCTCTTCCCACCGAGAGTAATCGCCTACATTAGGCTCTTCCACTTTAATAACTTCCGCTCCAAAATCTGCAAAAAACATTGTGCAATAGGGCCCCGGTAACAAGCGTGATAAATCGAGCACCCTTATTCCATGCAATGGTTTAGACATCTTAACTCCCCCTTCGAAACGCAATTTCAAACAATTGTTTGTTTTAATGATACAAAAAACAACCGGTAATTGCAATACATTTTTAAATATTCTGATAATTATAATGACCGTTATTCAACAAAAAACCTTAGCCAATAAGGTGACCCCA
This genomic window from Desertibacillus haloalkaliphilus contains:
- a CDS encoding phosphotransferase family protein, whose amino-acid sequence is MEQYKETIDVRQGEGFDKSALKDYLKENLNGVPSDTLEVRQFPTGVSNLTYLIQCGEWEAVMRRPPAGPLPPKAHDMKRESEFLKRLYPAYQLVPKPYIYCDDESVIGVPFYIMERKKGVVVADTFPPGYTVTDELCKRISNVAVDALASLHQVDYKKVDLSSFGHPEGFLKRQVHSWIKRYERTKTDDVPYVDQLASWFVNNIPESPDATVIHNDYKLNNMLLSKDLSNIEAVLDWEIATIADPLFDLAGALGYWLEEGDPDVLKESLPTVTVMPGFIKRRDFLHRYSLKTGRDIPPLQFYLAFTYFKLAVVLQQIYYRWKKGQTNDERFSTFHIRVKHLMAHAFEVSQKDTI
- a CDS encoding CaiB/BaiF CoA transferase family protein; the protein is MSKPLHGIRVLDLSRLLPGPYCTMFFADFGAEVIKVEEPNVGDYSRWEEPKVETDSAIFSSLNRNKKSVCINLKSQEGKEMFLELVKTSDVLVESFRPGVMDRLGLGYDTLSELNPKLIYCAITGYGQTGPYAQLPGHDINYLSYAGLLGLQGESGQKPALSATQIADIGGGSLMAAIGILVAIVNREKNNGKGQFVDISMMDGVLSWLQTVLPNYLADHKRPERGKLTLSGGKACYQVYETADQRYIAVGALEHKFWKGFCEGLDRPDLIDDLEAPKDRQEQMKVEISGLMKKRSLDEWMTIFEDLDTCVTPVLHVDEIEGNPQVKEREMIKSFRVSSGNELKQLGIPIKLSDTPGDVYADAPKLGEHNREILEDLGFSVEQINNIGNL